From the Perca fluviatilis chromosome 11, GENO_Pfluv_1.0, whole genome shotgun sequence genome, the window aaatgtaatgtttaagaCGTTTAGAgtgatatatatttatatgttataTGTAGATCTGTAGCTCAGCATTGCTCTTCCACAGTCACTGAACTAAACCACTGAAGTAAGAGAGTAAGTTAGACTGTCTGAGAACAGACTTTAGTATTAAGATACTGGATCAGTATAATAGCCTTATGTCTGCAGTTTAGTTTTACCACAACTTTCACTTCACAATAATCTCAGCACAGAAGTAAAACAGTGTCTGAcctcagagtctccagtctgcagtgtggactctccAGAAAATTacacagcagcttcactcctgaatccagTAGATTGTTGTTGtcactcaggtccagctctttcAAATAGGAGGGATTTGACTTCAGAGACGAGGccagagaagcacagctgatctctgacaaactgcagaaactcaatctgagtaaagaataaattatatagaaaaaaatcaattcataaTCCAAACTCAAAGTGTCTGCAGCCTGTTTTTATCTGCTGTCTTCCGATCTTCAACAACCTCATACATATCGCTCACACATGACAGCCTCATTACTAGTGACATCATGTTCACTCACTGATGGACCACAATGTGGGTATGTGGAAGCAAAAAAACTGTCAGACCTTTAATTTATCTACTTTCCGTTCCTCTAATTGTTCAGccttttggaaaaacaaaacatttctgaaaaaaattatatttctttGTGCTCAGGCAAATCCTGAAAATGTTTGAACCAAGTATGTGAAACCTCAGTCAAGGATTTGAAACTGACCTCAGAGTCTCCAGCCTACAGTTTGGACTCTCCAGTCCAGAAGACAGCTTCACTACTGAATCATCTAGGTAGTTGTTGTCACTCAGGTCCAGCTccctcagatgggaggggtagACTTTAGCGCAGAGGCCACAATTTCACAGTGAGGCTCTGAGAGTAGACAGTCAGTAAGTCTGTAATTacatataaattaaaaaatatgtaaCAATGGAAGAGGACACTTTATATTTACTTAATGCATTTGATGATAAAACAGTTTTGAGAAATTTTTGCTTTTCACATCACTGGTTCTGCTGTTCTGTTGTGTTTGGAAGTGGAAGAACATTTTAAGAATAATGAAAACTACTAATCTACACTGATTTATAAAGTTAATCACATCTGGACTTACAGAGCCTTTCTGCAGTTCCTtacagctggaatcagtctaCGCCGTCCCTCCTCTGATGTGTTGTACTTCTGCAGGTCCAACTCATTCAGAACCTCCTCTGACATCTGCAGCATATAGGCCAGAGCTGAGCACTGGATCTCAGAGAGTTCCTTCTCTGATCTGTTCTCTGACTTCAGGAACTCTTGGATCTCATGATGGACTGAGTGGTCATTCATCTCCGTCAGACAGTGGAAGACGTTGATGCTTCTGTCAGGAGAGATCTCATAAGTGTTCATCTCCTTCAGGTTGTTGATGGCTCTCTGGATGATTTCTggactgttgtctgtctgacccagcaaGCCTCCTAAGAGTCTCTGGTTGGACTCCAGAGAGAGGCCATGAATGAAGCGGATAAACAGGTCCAGGTAGCCATTTCTACTGTAAAAGCATTTATCCATGGCTTTCTTCAGGAAGACATCCAGGGATGAATTAACGCAGTCTGTCCTCAGGAAGTCCTCCAGTACATCTGTTTTCCTGTTGGTGtaacagtggaacaggtagactgcagccagaaactcctgaacgctTAGATGAATGAAGCAGTAGACTGTTTTCTGAAAGAtcacactctcttttttgaAGATCTCTGTACAAACTCCTGAGAATACAGAGGCCTCTGTGACATCAAGACCACACCGATCCAGGTCTTCTTGGTAGAACATGATGTTTCCTTTCTCCAGCTGTTCAAACGCCAGTCTCCCCAGCTTCAGAAGAACTTCCCTGTCAGCCTCCGTCAGCTCCTGTGGACTCGTCTCATGTCCCTCATCATACTTGtgcttcttcctctttgtctgAACCAGCAGGAAGTGTGAGTACATGTCAGTTAGGGTCTTGGGTAATTCTCCTCTCTGGTCTGTAGTCAACATGtggtccagaactgtagcagtgatccagcagaagactgggatcagacacatgatgtggaggctcctggatgtcttgatgtgggagatgattctgctgaacagctcttcatcactgactctctttctgaagtactcctccttctgggcATCAGTGAAGCCTCGTACTTCTGTTACCCTGTCAACACAtgcaggagggatctgattggctgctgccgGTCTGGAAGTTATCCAGACGAGAGACGAGGGGAGCAGCTTCCCCTCGATGAGGTTTGTCAACTGTTTGTTGACTGGTGACTTCTGTTTGACATCAGACACAACCTCATTGTTGAGGAAATCCAGTGAAAGTCTGCTTTCATCCAggccgtcaaagatgaacagaACTTTAGAGTCAGCGAGCTGCTCTGCGGTGACCTTCTGTAATGTTGGATGGAAAACATGAAGCAGCTCAAGAAGACTGAACAGCTCATCTCTGACTAAGTTCAGCTCCCTGAATGAAAGCGGAATCACCAGACTGACATCTTGGTTTTCCAAACTCTCTGCCCAGTCCAGAATGAACTTCTGCACTAAGAAGGTTTTTCCAACGCCAGCGACGCCACTCGTCAGGACGACtctgatgtgtttctgttggtAAGGTAAGGCTTTAAAGATGTCATGGCACTTGATTGGAGGGCTGTGAAGGCTCTTCTTCTTGGAAGCTGTCTCAAGCTGCCAAACCTCATGTTGGGTATTGACCTCTTCACTCTGTTTCTTTGTGATGTAGACCTCAGTGTAGATCCTGTTGAGGAGGGTTTCCCTTCCTGTGTCATCAGTTCCTTCAGTCACACGTTCAAAACTCGTCTTCTGACTGATCTTATGTTCAACTACAACCTCTTGCAGACCATGATCTGCTGACAGGGACGACAAGTAAAGAAAAACGTTCTGagaatctgttgattattttttatgaattttcaGGATTCTTTTCATAAAACTCTTAATGTCTGTGATGAACAACATAACAAGAAGAATTTTGTTTCAGACATGAAGACATCAGCAGATACTGTAGATGTACACTTACTTGTTCTGGATCTTTTTCCACACTGGGGACAGGAGGAGTCTCCTGATGAAGCAGACTGGTCCCAGTATGAGGTGATGCACTGTGTGCAGAACAAGTGTCCACACCTGGAAGAGACTGGATCCTTCAGAACATCCTGACCCAAAGCACAGCAGGACAGCTGCCCCTCTACCGAAACATGagtcctcttcttctctctgtgaAGATGAACACATTCTTTATAACACATTACATTAGAGGTGACCAACCCACAGCCTACAAGTTACTTGTAGCTCTTTTCCAAAAAcagaattaaagctgcaagcagtgaGGTAGGGGCCCTCACACCTACCAGGCATGTCAGGGTTATCGGCGGGATGGTGGTTTACGcaaatgtgcatgtgtgacaCAGAGGTTTGAGCCAAACTCAAACGACTCAAAGCATTTTGCGGaaagagtgaagagctggttgGAAAGGATCCAGCACCAGGCTGATGAAGCAAAAATGTTAGATGCAGATGTTCGTCCTTCTCCAGACAGCATCTCAGTGGTCAGTGCCACACGTGGTTATAAGAAACCAAGTCAAGCTGGTTCTCTAGCATCTTCCGCCCCTGTCATCGGTTAGGCTTAAAGTAGAAGCAGAGCGGACAGCGCTGTTGGCACGTGCTGAGGCATTAAACCAGAAACAGGACATTCAGAGAGAAGAGGCTCTACTTAAAGCAAAGAAAGAGCGGTTTAAATCGCAAACTGTTATTGCAGCCCCAGATGCAAAGCTTCAGGTGCTAAATGTGCATGAGTCAGCTCGCCATACACCTGCTGGACCTAGAGATGGAATGAATGCTTACCTGGATGACGCAATACATGCTGAGGATGAAAAAGGAACAAGGTGCAGCGTTCTGCATAGCCCCGAAAGAGTTGTCAGATCTTGGCAGCACAATCCCGCAGGATATGGGCAAAACCCTGCAAGCCAGACCGGATTGAATGACTTTGGAAACATGCTTATACATCATCAGAACGAAATCACTAAACTTTTAGTAAAGCAACAGAAGGTGTCTACTCTCCCACCACTGAATATTGCAGTTTTCAGTGGTGACCCATTCGAGTTTGGGTTTTTCTTAAAGCATTTCAACATTGGATTGATGATACGACTAAAGCAACAAGGTCAGGCTTTATTTCCTTGAACAGTTTACTAGACGCCTGCCCAAAGTGCTTGTTCACAGTTGCCAGCACATGCAACAACTACTTTGAGAATGAATACACAATTGCCTCAGCTTACATTAAAAAGGCAATGAAATGAGGATGGTGAAGCCCTTGCTACATTTTCTGTGTTTCTCACTGGTTGCTGCAATACAGTCAATAGTGTGGAATGGATAAAGGGATAGCCCCTACTAGCATGCGTGCTATTATCATGAAGCTTCCTTTCAAGATAAGAGAGAGGTGGAGGGGAGTtgcttgggaaaaaaaaaaaaaaagagctagaTTTACAGATCTTGTCAACTTTGTGGACAAGCAGACAAAAATTGCTTCTCACCCCCTGTTTGGTAACATCCAAGAGCCCAGTTCCTCAAAGCATCGTATCAAGTCAAGAGGGAACATCCGATGTTCAAAATTCAAGGAGAAGAACATTTTTGCTACAGGTGTTGAACCTGTTCAAAATCAAGTCAAAAGGTACAAGGAAAAAAATGGATCTCATACAAGCGGAAAGCAGTGTTCTTTCGGACACAAAGGGCATGCACTTGAGTTATGCGAGCTCAAGAAAAGCTGGACTTTATAAAGTCTAAGGGCTTGTCCTTCGGATGCTTGTCACAAGGACACTTGAGCAAAAGTTGTCCGCAGAAGCTTACTTGTCAAATATGCTCGCCAAAGCACCCCACTATTCTGCACATAGGCAACAAGAAAGTCACTCAAACAGCTggtgaaagcaaaaaaaacagcaagatATCAGATGAAAACTTGTCTTTCACTACAGACACTGAAACGTGTGGTTGTACTGGAGCTGGTGAGGCAGAGTGTGTGCTTTCAATTGTTCCAGTTAAAGTACAAATCTGTGAAGGGGAACTGAAAAGTTGAGACCTGCGTTCTTGGATCCTGGCAGTAAGCTAAGCTACATTCTgtacagaaaaacaaatgcagGGCCTAAAAGTAACAGGAAGAAAAGCCAACATCTTACTTAGCACTATAATGGGACGAAAAGGGCCAGTTCATACTGATGTTGTCTTAGGACTGGAAGTCGGTGACTTGGATGAGAGCATGTTCTTGAAGCTTCCCCAAGTTTTCTCACAAAAGGAGAAACAGGTAAAACTGGAAAACATTCCACAGCAAACAGATGTGGTAGGTtcgcagccaagtgtgaagcagctgggatgaggatcagcacctctagtCTGAGGCCAGcattctcagcaggaaaccgttCAAGTATCTCTGTGGCCTTTTTAGCGACTGAGggaacaatggagcgggagattggccGGGGAATCGGAGCAGTGGGGTAGGGATAGCTGAGCCAGATAGCAAAGTTCTTGATCTAGTGGTCAATTTTTGCTCCTACACCG encodes:
- the LOC120567699 gene encoding LOW QUALITY PROTEIN: NLR family CARD domain-containing protein 3-like (The sequence of the model RefSeq protein was modified relative to this genomic sequence to represent the inferred CDS: inserted 1 base in 1 codon) — encoded protein: MSELEDEDRSKSPVSSCPSIKSDWSKDEPPFFSIQPSPSDTKQRSESPAPSCLSVKSDWSKGKILNFSDEPGPSHTKQRAESPAPSCLSVKSDWSKGKILNFSDEPGPSHTKQRSESPAPSCLSVRSDWSKGKILNFSNERGPSRTKEKKRTHVSVEGQLSCCALGQDVLKDPVSSRCGHLFCTQCITSYWDQSASSGDSSCPQCGKRSRTTDHGLQEVVVEHKISQKTSFERVTEGTDDTGRETLLNRIYTEVYITKKQSEEVNTQHEVWQLETASKKKSLHSPPIKCHDIFKALPYQQKHIRVVLTSGVAGVGKTFLVQKFILDWAESLENQDVSLVIPLSFRELNLVRDELFSLLELLHVFHPTLQKVTAEQLADSKVLFIFDGLDESRLSLDFLNNEVVSDVKQKSPVNKQLTNLIEGKLLPSSLVWITSRPAAANQIPPACVDRVTEVRGFTDAQKEEYFRKRVSDEELFSRIISHIKTSRSLHIMCLIPVFCWITATVLDHMLTTDQRGELPKTLTDMYSHFLLVQTKRKKHKYDEGHETSPQELTEADREVLLKLGRLAFEQLEKGNIMFYQEDLDRCGLDVTEASVFSGVCTEIFKKESVIFQKTVYCFIHLSVQEFLAAVYLFHCYTNRKTDVLEDFLRTDCVNSSLDVFLKKAMDKCFYSRNGYLDLFIRFIHGLSLESNQRLLGGLLGQTDNSPEIIQRAINNLKEMNTYEISPDRSINVFHCLTEMNDHSVHHEIQEFLKSENRSEKELSEIQCSALAYMLQMSEEVLNELDLQKYNTSEEGRRRLIPAVRNCRKALLTDCLLSEPHCEIVASALKXYPSHLRELDLSDNNYLDDSVVKLSSGLESPNCRLETLRLSFCSLSEISCASLASSLKSNPSYLKELDLSDNNNLLDSGVKLLCNFLESPHCRLETLRLRNCCLTEISCASLASALKPNPFHLSELDLSENYELLDSGVKLLCDFLESPNCSLKILRLRSCSLSEISCASLASALKSNPSHLRELDLSNNTLQDLQVQLLSDLVASPHCRLETLGIVDNLITAENQQEYDSDVEMDVETNLPEEDRKL